From the Carassius auratus strain Wakin chromosome 36, ASM336829v1, whole genome shotgun sequence genome, the window tggttttgtggtccagggtcgcatacaaatatatacattaacattttcataggTGAGATTTATACAGCTCTACAAATCAAAAGACCATACCAGCTGAATTGCAGTCATATATTTCTTCCACCACAGGAACTTCTGGAAGCGAGGTCCTGCAGCCGAAAGGCCGTAGTAGAAGTACATGATCACATGGACACAAGAGTTGATCATGGCATGGAAGGAGCCCATTCCACCTGCAAGAGACATTACAGCGAGTCTTCAAACTCAGATATGGTGATAAACTATATCAAGATAGCTATAAAGTATATGTCTATATAGATTAGCTTACTCTATACAGATTAATCTAACAGCAATTAGTCCATAAACCGGTTCATGTCACTGAAAGCACACCTGCTGATCATGGAAATAAGGAAGTAGCAGCTGAGCGTCTGGGATCGACTCACCAGGTGCGTAGCTCACGCCCCACCACCACGTCCAGGGCATGAAGGAGTGGTGGAAGATGTGCAGGAAGGTGATCTGACCGTGTTTCTTTCGCAGCACAAAGAAGACCTGAACAGGACCACAGCAGCGTTCAACACTTCACCAACCAATCAAACCTTCAAATCAGCCGTTCAGTCGAATCTTACCGTGTCCATAAGCTCGATGAACTTTGAAAACAGGAATAACCAGGCGACTCTTGTCATCTGGGAAAAAGAGACACAGAATTGGACTTAAATTTGATTACTTATGCAGTCATATTTAAGTTTTTTAGAGGAAATGGAAAGCAAATCCTACTCTGAGTCCTTGAGGGCTGTTTGAATAATCACATGGGTCACATCTCCACGTGTATCCCGTCGCCCACCCCGACATCAAGAACTACGTCAAGAAAAGACGATGAGCATATTATCTTCAGGAACTGGTTTTGAGGAACAACTCAAaaccagaatgaaaaaaaaacatatatatatataaaaaaaattcaacacaagcaaacaaacacatgcattcaAGTTCAAACACATTGGCCAGATCACACCACCAAACAAAAGCAACATCTCCTGATGCTCACCTCATATACGATATATATAGACAGGACAACCAAGGACAGGTTGTAGATGATCATGGCTTCTTTCAGCTGGAAGGGTTTGCGGTTGGCCATGAACTTAGGGCCAGCGTACAGTACGAAGAAAAGATAAGCAAGTAGAATAGCAGACATATTGACTGGACTCTCCATTAGAAGGTAATCCT encodes:
- the elovl1b gene encoding elongation of very long chain fatty acids protein 1b → MLETVKDRVLEVYENLLAGRDPRLKDYLLMESPVNMSAILLAYLFFVLYAGPKFMANRKPFQLKEAMIIYNLSLVVLSIYIVYEFLMSGWATGYTWRCDPCDYSNSPQGLRMTRVAWLFLFSKFIELMDTVFFVLRKKHGQITFLHIFHHSFMPWTWWWGVSYAPGGMGSFHAMINSCVHVIMYFYYGLSAAGPRFQKFLWWKKYMTAIQLIQFVLVSLHATQWYFMESCDYQVPLFVHLIWVYGTFFFVLFSNFWYQAYVKGKRLPKNTQQLAQNGSTTVANGSSVISNGHGVHDNGLSKGKKHHENGSALNGKMKKA